TTGCTAAAAAGGCGAATTTTCGCAACGGGATTGGTGGACAAAGTCTGAAACTAAGAAAAATGGCTGACTTAACTACCGATGCCAACGCATGGACAGAAGAAGTGGCAATCGCTCATGGAGAAGAAATGTTTAACTTAATAAGGTCAGCACTTGAGTTGGATTGAATGTCGTTCCCCAAGCAATCCTATACCAAGTTTGAAATGGTAGTATTAAGTCATAATAAAGCTTAACGAGCCGTTTCAAACAAGAAAAAAAGGATAACTGAGTTAGTACATATATTGAATAAGAGTGGTTTTATGAGAGGTTTAGAATAAGGCACCACCGGCGACTATAACTCAATACTTATAAAACAACACGCTGTCGAAAGGATATGATGTACTTCTATCGTGTTATTTGAGAACAACTATGAGCTGATAAATGATCGCATCGACATTAAAGCGGACAGTTCGATTATCGAGGAGTAAAGTGATGACAAACAGGATTCAGTATATTGTACTGCAAAATATTCAAATGATGGAGAGATCAAAGAAAAGATTGCTCCCGTTGCAGTTTGCTATTATGGAAAAGGTCAGACATAACGGTTTTGCTTTTGTCTTTGATGAGGTTGGTTGTGGGAAGACAATTGAGTCGGGCATTGTAATTTGGAATAGTATAATGAACGGCGGAAATAAAATTCTGGTGGTTTGTCCACCAAATCTGGTATTTAATTGGTATAACGAATTATTGGTTAAGTTCGGACTAGATTTTAAAATTATTAATGGCAATAAAGAAGCTATTGACGTTTACGGGCCGGATTCTAAGGAACTGAACGAGCTCTCCAATCTATGTATTGTTACCTATGACAGTCGTGATCAGATAAACTCCAATGCGGCTATTGATCGGATAAAGACCCACAATATTGATTGGGATCTAATCGTTTTGGATGAGGGACATGGAAGTAAGAACGAGGCCTCCGAACGATACCGTGCTCTTGAGCAGTTCCGCGCGAAGAGCGTGTTGTTTCTGAGCGCTACGCCCATCAAAACCTCAGGAGACAATTTCAATCAGGAATGCAATCTAGTGGGAAAGTTATTGAACCAATCGATTGATCTAAACGATAAGACCGTTGATCCGCTTCGTTCCGTGTCATTCAGCACAGACTATCCGATTTCCCGTAACTTTAAAGAAATGATGCTGAATAAGCAGGATTTTCGGAATAGAAAGGTTATACCGATTGTATATACTGTTGATGACGTAACAGTACAGCGTATAGAATCAACCTATTCTAGTATAGACTTGGAGCGAAAGCTGGGATGTATCTTTAATTATAGCCGTGCATTTGCTTCCGACGAGGTGTACAAAAGGTTTATTAAGCATTCCTATCTGGAAAGCGATCTAGAGGTCATAACGCAGTTTGATGATAAATTGGCGAAGCTTATCACTGTAACGGATCGAATCCTCCAGGAAGGCGTGGATAATAAAATTGTTATTTTTGCCAAACATCGGTTAGTAATCGATTATCTGAGAAAAGCGCTCATATGTCGGTTTGGCGAGGATCAAATCGAAGCTATGCATGGGAAAACGTATTTGCCCGAAGAACGGCGAAACAAAATAGCGATGTTGGACAATAAGAACAGCGAGCTTAGTACAAAGCGAATCCTTGTTATTTCGCATGAGATAGGTGTTGTGGGCATTAATCTGTCCAGATTCAATCATCTCATTAATTACGAGTTACCGGATACGCCGGCTGATCTGGAGCAGCGCTTTGGTAGAATCGACAGAGTAACTAACATGGAACAATTTAATGAACTGAGCCTGTATTACTTTGAAGATACGAACAAACTATTCGATACGGTATATCTATACAGACTATTTCGCCGATTCCAGAATGATGTGATTCCGTTGTTGCCGAGCAAAAATCTGTTGTATAGTTCCACCAGATATATCCAATGGCTTACTGAATTAATTCAGGTCTATGTCAGGATTACATCCGTAAAACAAATAATGCAGGAAGATCGGGAGCGACTAATGAAACTGATCAGGACGAAGGAAGACATTGATGCTCTTACTATAGAGGCGGCGGAGGAGGTTTTGAGGAATTTGTTTACTCGGATGGGCTACGGTAGCGGCGATAATCTGTCCAACAAGATCCGTCAGTTTGCGGAAGAGGAAAACCGTGCAGTGGTATACGGCAAAGATGGAACCCGATTAACCTATGCTGTATTGAAGGAACGGATTTATACACCTGCGTATGCATCGTTCGCAGCCGACATCAAGCGGTACGATGAGGGGATTTCAATTTTGCGGCAAGAAATCAGCACACTTAAATCGTTGGATGCTGTTGCAGCTTTTCTTCATAGAAGAATCCAACGAGACAAGGTAAGTGAGGATCTTGTCTTTGGAGTGGTCTACAATGTGTGGAAAGTATGGAGAACTGCCGAGGATAACAGGGAGAATTGTAGTTTAAGAGAATTGATTGAACAATTCAATAGAGGAGCATAAGATGAATCATATCTCGGAGGCAATTCGTAACATAAACAGAGGCTTGAGTACAAAAAATGCAGAGTTGGTCAAAGATAATGCAAATTGGCTGCTTCTTAATACAGGCGAGGCCGCATGTGCGATACAAGAACACTACAACAATATCTATGACGTAGATAACGGAGGAGCTGGAATTACCCCCTACTTAAAGGAATCGCTGATTCGGGAAATTATGCAAAATATTCTGGATTGCTCTTATGAACAGAATCCGGTAGTGAGTATTGAATTTGACCCATCCAATCGGGAAATTGTATTACGATACAATGAGACAGGTTTTCAGATGTCCGACGTTATTTCTTTTTTGAGCCAGAAACATACATCCAAGGATCGCAACAAAACAGGTGCTTTTGGGATTGGGGCTAAAGGGGCGATGCTTTCCTCTGAGTACGTGCGTATTGAATCTCTCCACAGGGAAGGCGCCGACTGCCTGCAACTGTATATGAGCATTCGCAGTATTGAGATTTCTAACCTTCGCACAATTCAAATTACTGAACTTTTACTTAGTCAAGCCAAGACAGACAGGGATACAGGAACGATTTTTACGCTGGGTTTATCGGCCGAGTTGTATAAAGAAGTCAAGCAAGACTTGTCTACGCTTGTAGACGGCGATAAGGGAAAATACTTAACACCAGTTGACCTTATATTCGCAGCGGTCAAGAAGCCGGAAAAGATGATTAAAATAAAAATTGGGGACACCGAGTATTCCATTTGCAGCAAGATAGCCGGGGCAAAAAGACGGGTAACCTTCAGCAAGAACGAAGAAGGCGTTGTACTGGATTTGTACCAAGGAAAGCGGAGTATGTTTGAGTATTTGTTGCCAGCATCACGACTTAGTGAGAAGATGCCGGATTACATTGACAAGTGGAGATACAATTTGTTTTCAACTTATGAGCTGACCGGTCAATCATCTAATCCCGATCTGCCTGTTTTCTATATCAACATTCCAACAACCGACCCAGACTATTTTGACAATGAAGATGAAAAATACTATATTACGAGCGATCGCAAAGGAGTACAGGATAACAAGCGCAACAGGGTTGAAATGTTCATAGCCGAAGATGTAGAAGCGATGATTCGCACAATGTCTGAACACGAATTGTATTTTGAGAGTCAGGAAAAAGCCAAGCCTATCTTTTCGTATCGTTTGTCGTTTTTATTCGATTTTATTGATTATAAGCGGAAAACTGCAAATGCAGATGGAAAATGGGACAAGGTCTTCAACGTTCTACTTGATCATACGAGCGTTAAATTGAAGGACAACTATATTAGACTGCGTGATTTTAAAGTGTTTAATATGGTCATGCCCAATGAGAAAGACATACCAGAAGGCTGCTTTATTTTTGTTAATCCAGGTAACGGAGCACATCGGAAATCCGAATACAGCAAGTTTATTGAGTTGAGGCATCGGTTTGATCTCGTTGCTCGCGATAAGGAAAAACTGCTAAAAACTTGTATTATGCAGTATGATCAGTATGAAGAGAATAGTAAAATTAAACCTGAAATAAGCAAGAGTACGAAGCTTTTAAATGGACTAACTCCCAGGGATCAAGCAACATTTGCGTTGCTGTCAGCGGAAGTGGACCTGATGTTTACTCAGGAAACGTTGGCCAAATTAATGCAGGCCATTAAGGCCAATCGATCCCTTGTCAGACATTATGATGGGGAACGGACGTTAACAGTCGGCGGTAGGGAGTATTTATTTGCAAATGACTTTGTGTTGGATGATATTACGTTGCTGGCCAAGACCGACTTGGTTGCAAACGTTGGAGACAGAGGCCAAGACACTCCTCTAAAATCGGAATATACTTTTCATCAATTTTTGTTAGATTTATTTCAGGATCATCTGCTGCGAGATGTCGACCGTTCGGATAAGCTCACATGTATTAAACGATTTATGAATTATCAATATTACGAATACGGAAATGGTACCAAGCGGCTTACCTGCACTTATGATGCAGATCAAAAAAACCTACTGAAGATCAAGTACAATTCCATTAAAATCGCACAATATGATGTATCTGACTGCCAGTACCAGTATCAAGAACTAAGGGAGATTACCAAAATCGAAAACCCTAGTTTGTTCGAAAACAGCAAGCTGTCCAAGTACTTCTTTGTGACCGTTAGTTTGACAGATGAGTACCAGGACTTTGAAGTGGATACGATTAGTCGTGTGACAGGGGAGTCACCTCTGACCATCAGAGAGTTGTTGGACAAAATCGTGTTCATTGAGGCTTTGCAGAAGAGTGATTCCGATGGTAAATCACTAGACTTTGGCAAGGAAATCTATGTTATGGGAGTTAAGGATGATGAAATCCAAAGGATTCGTTTGCTTAGTCATATTACTGGCGAGATGCGGTCCGAAGATCTGATCTGCATATTGCCCGGAAGGCTGCAGTCCGGTAATTCGAAGCGTGTCACAACGGCCGAAATTGCTAAACTACTGGACGGATTGTTGCAATCGTTCGACATGCTGCATACAGTCTATAAGAAGGTGGACAAACCTATTGTGAAATTGTATGATCAGTTTTCTCCTTATTGGAAGCCGCGGCATGATCTGTCATCATCTGAGTTTGAGGTTCTAAATAGCGTCGTCCAGAGGCATGATTTCCGAAGTGATACTAAGAAAAGAAAAATGTATTTTACCCGGGATTTGAGCAATAAGCTGTTCGGCTATTCTACCAGTTGTTCAATCTGTGACTATGAATCTAATATATTGAATACTTTTATGTTGAGAGAGAGTATTCCATACAATGATAATAGTGTCGGAAAAAAATATAAGATATCTTTGTATATGTGCGCAAATCACTATTATGAAACAGAGTCCTTAAGTATTATTGATGTTCGTTTTGGAGAAGAAGAGGATATTTCCTTCCGGGAGTGGCTCCAATACTTAGGGGAGCACAAAGAAATACCTGCATATTATCTCAAATGTACGATTCATGCAGTGAAAAGAGTTGTTGTACAAACGGTTGAGTTGTATGAGGATGATGACAACTACACCACAGCCAAGGATCAATATGCCGTGCTGTTGACTCCCTTGATGGCTGTAAAGTGGTATATAGATAATTGTTAATCTAGAGGGGCGAAGAAGATATAACGATAATATTGTCTGTAAAATGAAAGGTAAGAACCCCCCGAGACTAGGGCGTGTCTAAAAACTCATTAATCCGAGTTTTTAGACACGCTCAAATTAATTATGAAAGTAGTTTTATTGCATCTTCCTTAGTTTTGGCTATTGCAATACCAGAGTTCGAATTGCTTAAATCGTGTTGATGTATTAAAACAATTTTGTATCCCCACTTTGCAAACATATACAAGCCTTCATTTTTTGTTGTTTCATCCAATTTTAATAATTTGCTTGATAGTACCCCTGTCTCTATGATAATTTTTTTACTTTCTGGTTTAAAGTACATTATAGAAACTATCATTTCAAGAATGGTTTGGTCATCTTGTAAAATTTCTTCATCTCCACTAATTATAATTATTTGCTCTTCTGCGATTTCTGTAATCATTGACATATATTTTTCAATTTTACTTTTTATATAATGAAGATATTTTTCTTCACCGATAATTTCTTGATATTCCTTTGATATTGATAAAGCACTTTCAATAGCTCTTGGAACTAAACAGTCTACATCTTCTTTTTTTAGAATAATAGTGCGCTGGGGAGAATTATCTTTATATAAAGCCAACGCAAG
This Paenibacillus xylanexedens DNA region includes the following protein-coding sequences:
- a CDS encoding SNF2-related protein — protein: MTNRIQYIVLQNIQMMERSKKRLLPLQFAIMEKVRHNGFAFVFDEVGCGKTIESGIVIWNSIMNGGNKILVVCPPNLVFNWYNELLVKFGLDFKIINGNKEAIDVYGPDSKELNELSNLCIVTYDSRDQINSNAAIDRIKTHNIDWDLIVLDEGHGSKNEASERYRALEQFRAKSVLFLSATPIKTSGDNFNQECNLVGKLLNQSIDLNDKTVDPLRSVSFSTDYPISRNFKEMMLNKQDFRNRKVIPIVYTVDDVTVQRIESTYSSIDLERKLGCIFNYSRAFASDEVYKRFIKHSYLESDLEVITQFDDKLAKLITVTDRILQEGVDNKIVIFAKHRLVIDYLRKALICRFGEDQIEAMHGKTYLPEERRNKIAMLDNKNSELSTKRILVISHEIGVVGINLSRFNHLINYELPDTPADLEQRFGRIDRVTNMEQFNELSLYYFEDTNKLFDTVYLYRLFRRFQNDVIPLLPSKNLLYSSTRYIQWLTELIQVYVRITSVKQIMQEDRERLMKLIRTKEDIDALTIEAAEEVLRNLFTRMGYGSGDNLSNKIRQFAEEENRAVVYGKDGTRLTYAVLKERIYTPAYASFAADIKRYDEGISILRQEISTLKSLDAVAAFLHRRIQRDKVSEDLVFGVVYNVWKVWRTAEDNRENCSLRELIEQFNRGA